Part of the Musa acuminata AAA Group cultivar baxijiao chromosome BXJ3-10, Cavendish_Baxijiao_AAA, whole genome shotgun sequence genome, tccattatcttcgaagggtctttgaagttgtgcagagctcctctgctgaatagataagagaattggggtactcggtttcgcccattctcttaagggttaagaaggcaaaggttacttgacttcgtccgcctcctcgaggttgtactccatgccagggtctgccgtaccgagccgtaccgcccggtacgggcggtacgtaccggtccgataggttgtcggtacgcggaccgactgttaccggtccgagagcactgtagcactgtagcagtgcactgtagcagtgctacagtactcggtacacctgggtgtaccgctcggtataccgtaccgtaccgataccgagcccaagtcgaaataccgatacggtacggtattgcgaaccttgctccatgcatcgagctggttactagccttcgcctgctctttgctcacacttataaagtacttgaagtgtttgcactccttgcattgagttagttactgtgattcaccttcacaatgccatcgaacttctggaatgcaggaagttttcaccccaacttggagtaattctctcataggtttggtcgcctctgagattataccgtcttctccatcaaccttgtcgcctactccactgagtagcaaaggtacagcaccgcgtactgcttgcttcgttccttggtcatgcactcttgtctaacccgaagtccttcactttcggctatcatgatgagaagctcgttgacactggtcttacgaagatccttggctctgcccttcagccttgtctcggtacttggagtttgcctctgcatgctccacctcctcggcccctctcataaccaagcgctctccccccatgagagcaagggattaatgactttcacggaagtcccgcctctgcggtaccatggcgctgccatgcccatggccctactatccgtcgcctcgcatctgcatcccttttcttcacgatcagtagatatgtctctgtggcgctcctctgagtccacctccattctaactgatgcttgattttgggtagctaagtccctttggactcgtcgtcacttcctcgccccttccgaccccctgcttcaacacctttgtgttctccaagtagctctctttggtcgatggaaagacagactgcaactcccatgcatggcctctaccatcgcattatagggtttgcaccgattctgttctccttagcttccttggtagcaacgttcgcttactcgaccttgtcctctgacatgtcgggctcccttaagcgaatatgagctctggagcagtccaacactccagctgcttcgatcatacctctgtatgatcaagtccctcccatgggactcactggtacttgcattcgaacttttcccttggtggaacccaaccccccatatgttgatgaccaaggttttcatccgatgcaaaattcgatgcacgcacggaagacccgcctctgcggtaccatgaccttcactccttgaatccatagcccttcttgccgttgtgttgttcaccgaagtggagcttccagtagctcccgatcatacctccatatgatctagtccctcacgggactatgtcgtgtgtgtcgcattgccacgaactattccaccacgatccgctgcaccatgtcacctcctggtgacatctctattgcattctgatccttgtgggatgaactcgaattgtgaacccttcatgtgtagcctctaccaatacatcgtagggtctcttccaccttcaattttgttcgctcctttggcaattgaccttcatccacccactcttgggtcacacctagatgaagcatcgctctacgacagtccgtcgcctagtagctcccgaagtccatcgacttcgctgtaattagtgcaccattgtctagatcctgggcctctgcccctaccagcacaatctccgctgcgcaccacttccttcatggcaacttgaatggcaacattatgacatattcttcaaaggtacccgcctctgcgtcctcttgccccgtgctaaggccttctgaacctaacttcgcctccgcaaattgagtcgccttagttcctccatcaaatgctcctccaagataaggtacatgtgcccagaagctcccttcatctttggcaccatgcaagatgagtccgctccgtcaaaatgaatgacccatggaataacatgatcctgctcttgcctctgcaagagttcatgtccttgacctctgtccaaggaaagcactatgcctccgctccatgttccatcttctatgctggctcccttcatgcggcttgggtactttgccaagttacacccaagttgctccgctcctcatttttgcattaagttgatggtggctctcgcgcccaccattccacgagtcaaccctcccttgagttcgatctccatatcgactccaagtgtgccttcatttgtgttgctttgggtcgctcccccacttgatctcgcaatgcatctaccaatgcattctctcaaacgagatcatgcaacgactcctcgccgcttactcagtccattgagcttcgtggagttgttgtttgttgaggtactcctcctcaacttgtgaggttcgtcccacatgattctccctctggagagccgggacttatccctcctggataactatcccgttggagcaacatctctcttcgtttcggagaccaccatccccttggactactccgatctgctgaacaaactgtgcattgttctgcctcctgcaaacgcacttgctagattgcgactccacatcaatacagcccccgctgcaccactcaaggcctagcaacagtgctgaactcgttgcacacttcagcctcctacggacatatccttcacatgccgaagagaaagtttcaatgcttcatggcgccgagtttcggtcgccttgggatggccacgaacattccatcgtccgcatacaagcccatgcataagtaccaaattcttcgagctagtaattcccctcacctctgtgagctttgcataactcttttggtcgttgagcaactcattccaccttacatgatctcatcctttaccaagcgcctcgcttgccttgagcaccatcaagtatagttgtcaacgttgagccatagctcaaactcagccatcccaacctttgtgcgctccgcattattccaagcttgcttgttctcgtggtgcctcttgcgcgaagggttggccattcctctgaatgccaatgtcagatgcccgctcctccgagcaactctttttccctacatcttcatgcccattttccccccaaacggtcgcgcgtgtgctgactgccctcaacgcagccccgctaggtcccccacatttgcatgctaagtgtttctatgagtgcttgtcccgctctgataccatctgtcacagacttagctggttttgcctaagtcgtacggcacccttgcatgtccgtccgcaaagatcagcctccccgaagcctcccattgtcccttaggaccaacaaaagagagaacgggttagagagaacgcctcactcaagatccacaagcaaacatctccgaaaacacttcatagacaatgcaaattacaaacagactttacaagctctaaacagttacacaacaaagggttaaaatggtccattacagaccgaaaatctctcacacgtgtccacatgacacaacctttgtttacaagcctaaagcggtcaccaacctaactaaaatgggactattaagccttcggtcgtccctctacatgctgtacaaagcatgaacataccaaaagacacgggcatacataagtattacatcaaacatcctgtttagaagtttgtctgtgacaaagcatcgacgagggcatcgacagtttaagtgggggagaatgtcacaacggtcgtcgcgcactcgcaacaacttcgttaaccgttcgtcacttttgcatgcttgtacaaagACATGGCaaactgttttgccttggttttatgtgtttttgctagtaaaaatacatgttcgaacaggttgcaacGCTGCAATGCAACCGTTCACCGCGCCAGGccaaactgccccaaaatggctccgttttcactTGCCACGACTTGTTTTCTGCAAGCCGCAGTAGTACcccaaaacgttagccatctcagcaccctggaaccccccgagtggcacagggctggatggtgcttcggtatattgtcaagcattgaaaaatcttcacgagttcgcacgttaacttgacgagaacttgccttcgcgtccggcactcggtgagcagttgtttgtggacttgcaactgttcgttcaaccttctaaattcattgttttcctccttcctctcttttctcttatgtatgcaaggtgcttgctgaattgcttgtaaagcttccccttccaCGAGACGTCGAgaattgtccgtcgctcgttttcgaaCTAATTAACTTTCTCTTTTAATAGGTCCTGAAGGACCTGAGTGAGATTACAAATTGGCTGGCCCTTTGtggacgcatatcgcaagggcgcatcacgacttaagcaatcccagctaagtttgAGAAGTTAACGTGAGGGTgcttcgtgacttaggcaactcaagctaagttcgcgccttgaccgcaagggtgcctcacgacttgggCAATTTAACTAAGTGCATGACAGTAGGACCATTAGATATTATTGAAATTGTTAATGCCAGCATAGAAGAAAAATATGGACATTCTTAAACTTTTATACCTTTACAGAACATGTACTCTAGCAATTCAAACTTCTAGTACTTAGCACAGTATTATACATGAATATGAATATGTGGAATATGCAAAACCAAGCAACCTAAAAAACAAACCTGGTGGAAATTATGTGGGCCAGAAAAATTCGCTGCATAAGCCATCCCTGGGTTTCCATAAGTTCCAGCATATCCTGAACCTGAAATAGCACCAAACTTTAGCTAAAGCTCTTCATTAAAGCATAAGAATTAGGAGAATTCCACCGgttggaagatcatcggaagcaagAGAACAAGCAATCTAAGAGAAAACAATCATAAGATACATCAACTATGTCAAAGTACCTGAGTTAGCTGAGGCCGCAGCCGCTACTTGTGCTTTCTTCTCCGTGTTGGCAAGTTCAGCATGTAATTTTTCAATCTCACGAGCCATCAACACCATATTATTTTCCATTATCTGACTCTGTTCGGTGTTATCAGCATGTACCTTCTTCTCAAATTCTATTGCAGCCCTATCCAGAATAAATAAACAAGGAAGAGCATTAGCAACACTAGCTAGAAATTCATAGAACTCAAAGAAATTGAGAACGAATACTGAAATTCAAACAAAGAATGATATTCAGTAAATCACAACTGAAAGGGACGgagaagagaaaataaaaaagaatccaACATGCTGGGACGAAGCAGACAGCCCAACTATAGGACAAGAAGCTTTATTATGCCATACCAAAAGAAATTTGGTCATCTACAATCAGCTATCAATATAAAAGTAATTAACTAGATATTTGATCCTCCACCTAACTGCTTTTATGCATTCTGCTATCCCGCTGATTAATGGCaatcacaaaatcatttttataatgTTTTTGATGAAAAGGCCTAGTGACCCATTTGCTAGTTATTTCCTTCTTCACCTGTTTCATATTCTTCCCACTTGTAAGTTTTCTTTCTCCCTACTATCCTTTTAAATTTTTATCCTCTAGGTTCACTCCCAATATATTGGACCCAAATTGGTTTGGTGATCGTAGTTCTTAAAACATAATTCTTCTTGGTTTTGATGCCGGATCCCACAAAACATCTAAAATAGAACAATGGCATCACCTTTCGGAGAACATAATCATTAAAAACGAAATTAAAAACAAGATGTTGAACAAAATAACAAAGAAGAGAATAAACACGATATAGAATCAACAAGGTCGAAGTAACAGCAACAAGGAAAATAAAATCAGCCAAAGATCAGGCCAACAACATAAGAGAAAAAGAGGAGCAAAAAGTGAAATTGAACATCATCACTGAACATATGATCTGATGAATAACAACAAAATAACAAATGGAAGAggtgaaagaaagagaaaaaaaaatgacaaattgaagaacaacaaaaaatacaagaaaataatAGTTGGAAGCACTATAGAAGGAAGCAATAGAAGGAACAGAAGAATAGGCatatagaagaaaagaaaaagggcatAAGCATAGAGCATGAGAGCAGCcatgtttcttttttccttctttaatgaacaaaactctttttttttcatgAGATAAAATATAAAGAAGTATTTGCACCACATAATCCTGTAATTGGTACTCCTTCACATGGAGAAGTGTGCATCTTGATGTTGGGTGTCCTGTCATGCCGCCCAACAACTTCGATGTGGCTCATGGTCCATGCTTCTTGTTCAAGATTGAGCAACAAAAGTTCTGATTTTGTCCAGATAGTCAATATCACAGATAAGCTGCATCAAATCCTTAACAAAGGCAGATTGTTTTTCATTTTTGTTCACCAGTGATCCAAGGAACGTCACTTTTCTCCATTAGCACCTTAACTTTATCATTACTCACCTACAATTCCTGGCTTACTCAAATGTCACAGGTAAACGTCACATAATGATGCTAGTGATCTTTGTTCCATGGCCACTCTTTTGGTGAACAAGATACAGAAATAGCCCTCTGCTCACCACAAAATCACGTGCATCTTAACTAGCTCCTCTTATCATTCAACTTCTTGAGCAATTAAGTGCTCCGCCTCAGTTTCCCCCTTCTTCACACATGGTCACAACCACTCCACTGCCTACATTCAACGTCATAGCACTCTACTCCTTTGCAAGAATAAATTGTCGATTAGCCATCGACCATCTCTTTGCTTTGTATTTTGCTCACCTACGATCACTTTGCCCATTCCGAGTTTTTTCAATTAGCACCTAAACTTTATCATTACTCACCTTGAATTCAGGGCATATTCAAATAACATAAGTATCATCACAAAATGATGTTAATAATCTTTTGTTCATGGCCGCTTAAGCTCCTAAAAGGCCCTCTGCTCTCTATGGCATCACATGCATCTTAATGGTCACAACCATTCTACTGCCTATTTCAACATCATAGCATTCCAACCTTTAGCCTTTTCGACAACTTCTCTGTGTCAACTACCAAGGCCCTGCCAACAAGCATTCCCTTCAGTCAACTTTGATGGCCTCAATGTTATATTCACCCCTGCAATTGAGCCTGTTGTTGTCCATTTTCAACACCATTGAGATCTTTAGCATACCTACTAATATCATCAAGGACAAAGATTCACTGCCAAATATCGACTAATTACCTAATAGGTGCTCtagaccaaggattgaaatatcgtaccatgCCAGAGTTTCGAtattcgctcggtatggtacagtattatataccgaatggtataccgtatgtatatatatatacatatatatatatatatatacatatatatatatatataagtaaaaaagaaTTTTTCGATAACGTTGCCGAGGCGAcgtgacgtcgcctttttcgacaACGTTTCCGAGGCGACGtcgcatatttatataatatatatattatatatattataccgctcggtagtgggcggtccgtgtaccggtctgctgacggaccggtacgtaccgctcgatacgggcagtattattcgaaattgtaatCATCACTCTAGACCATCCACAAGATCAACATCAACAATGTTTGAATAGCGTAATCCCAAACAAAGATTACCCCTCATTCCTCAGTTTGTAGTTGTTCGTGCCCTCGCTGACTGGGGAGAAATAGGGCAAAGAATATGAATTAGAGCTTTGAGGCCTTTATTGTGTCACATCCTCTTAACCAACATCCAAAATCATAAGTGGGTATGGTTGGTAAAGTGACACTATTTGAACCATAGGTGGGTAATTTGCAGTTTATTCTAAAGGCagcattcataaaagaaaatacgTGCAGAACTAGAGAGAAGTGCCTTGGATCAAGATGGAAGCTAAGCTCATAAGCAAAATGGTACAAAACCAATCTCCAGGGACCTGTCTTAACTAAAACCTGTCAAAGGCGCTGAATCGAGGGCTAAGCTCACAAGTGGGTTGGCACACAAATCAATCATCACGTCACACAGTACAGATATTATTTTGTCATAATTAAATCCATGCAATTTAGAAGgttaaagaattcaattgaatgTCAATCCTAAGTAGATCCTCTATTGTTGTTGCAAGTAGCTAACCAAAATGATTTAAGCATGAGATGGAtaacttgaaaattcaaaatgatCTTGGCAGGAAGGAGCATCTAGCTCTTTAATTAACTTAAACTAAGGAGAAAATAACTTCAAAATTCAAAATGATTTCTGCAGGAAGGAGCATCTAGCTCTTTAATCACCACTTACACTAAGGATAAAAAAGTTGAAAATTCAAAATGATTTCAGCAAGAAGGAGCATCTAGCACTTTGATTGTAGCTTACACTAAGGAGAAAAGAAATTATACGAATGAAAGATAGCAACTACCTTAGGATATGTTCATCCTCATGGAACAAAAAGCTACAAAGGTTGCTTCCCAAGCTTTTAGGTAGGATAGAAAAGAAGAATGAGGAAGCAGTTGATTTCTTTTGACTTAAGGGACTGACTAAAGTATTAAGGTTTCCGGTCTGTATTAGTGATATATACCACTACATGTTCACCGCACTGGCACCAAATGGCGTGCTGCATGGCATAAACCTGGTACACAAAACTAGAGAACATGAGTATTATACGCTAGCATAACAATTGCTGCGAGCATTGTAGTAGCATCGTGCCTATGAATGGTTGTAGCATAGCAAGTGGCAACTTAATCGTGGGTTTCAATATCAGTGAAGATACTGTACTCCTAAGAACAGTGAAAATTCAGTAGAAATGGGAATGTAATTTAAGGAACAGAAGAGAAGTGAGTATATTCCAAACAACAAGGATTGTTTTACCACTTAACTCATTCAAAGGAAGggaaaataaaattttgtttactttAATTGGTCCAGAGATAAtatgcattttatttttttatttatgatctcACATGGTAGAAAGAGAAAGCAAAGAACAAATGCCAACCCTAGATGAGGCACCTATAAGCTTAATACAAAAGaagaacatattagaagagaaTTTTGGAGGACGTAAAGAGAAGACAAATCATGATGTTTTCTAAACAACCCTCCCCACCCGACATGACTAGAGCAGCTCCCCTCTAGCAAAGCTAACATCATGTGTAGTTTAGCATTTGACCAGTGACTTGTATAGTGAAAAAAGAAGAGCTATAGCATTAAGCTTAAAGACCAATCTTCTCTATTGGAACTGATTTCATAGGTTACATGGAGAACAGGATTACAAATGAGAATAATTAAAATTTCTCAAGGTCAAGTTGCTACAGAGTTTCACTGATGAAGTAAAGATACATGCAATAAGTGCCCTGTGGTCATGTTCCTGAGTTATTCACATTCTAATCAAACCCAATTGCCCAAGGTTACTTCatcaactatgataattaagatcctCTAATTTACCAGATGATCAGTTGATTCTTAACTATTCATAATCAGAAATATCAACACCTGGCTTGAGGTCAACATTCGAAAAAGATTAGCATCTTTCGTGGAATTTTTGTTGCAAAAGTTTGTATATTAAGTTAATAAAGAAAGAAACATGGACGTTAAGATGCAGTGCAAGGATTTCATCTCCAAAATTATTAAGAATAAACAATTAAAATACTGACCAAATAGGAAAATTGATCAAAGAATCTACATATAAAGAAAACAACATAGACTGCTGTAATCTCCAAGCAGAAAGATATAACTAAGGATGTGAGAATCACAGACCTGCCCTTTTGGATCTCCTTGCGCATGATCTCTATCTCAGCCATGACTGTGTCCGCCTGCTTGTGCTCCGCTCGAGCACTCGACAGTTGCCCTTTGAGCCCCTGCAGCTGCTCAACGAGCTCATGCCTCACGGCTCCCAGACTCTGGACATCGGATCGCACCTGCGCCAATTCGGCCCGCATCCCCTCTAACGCccgcgcctccgcctccgccttgaGCGATCGCTCATAGACCTCGCGTACCTCGGCGTCCTTTGCAGCCTTGGTCTCGGCTGCCGAGGCGGCGGCGAGACGGAGTTCGTGCTTGGACGCACTGAGATCCTGCTTGAGCGCAACATGAGAAGCGGCGAGCTGCTGGTTGTCGACGAGGAGCACCTGGATCTGCCGGTGCTGAGCGGCGAGCCGGTCCTCGAGGGCGAGAATCGAGGAGGGGACTGGGGCGCGGCGGACTAGAAGGGGCTCATCGGCGGGGTGAATGGCAGCACGAGGCGGGGGGCGGCCAAGGAGTGAAGGCGGTGAGCCTCGGACCGGTAAGGCATGGGCGGGGCGGCCCCTTCCGGCCATGGAAAGATCGAGAGATTGGTCTTTCTTCAGGGTCTCGATAGGGCacagacggagagagagagagagagagagagagagagagagagagcgggggGCTGGGGTCGGGCGCGGTGGGGTTTTGGTCGCGGTGGCGCCCTTGAACCCAACAGACATTGAAGGACATGATTTGATTCTTTTAAATTAACAACCCAACAGACATGGAAGGGCCTTGAACCCAATAGAGATTTCTGACGTCAACTTGCCGGCCTCATTATTTTGATTATATAAATGATATTGCTTGAACGATGAATAATTTAAATAGGGAAAAAGCTGTTAAGAATTTGGAATATGATTATTATGTTCGGTTCGAATCGAAACAGAATCGACGGTTCACCCGTTTCAGACTAAAATAGAACCAATTCTAAGTGATTCGGTTTTGATTCTTAAGTTTGAAAAACTAAAACCGACGATTCAGAACCCAAATTGATAATTTCAATTCCGATTCTAATCgtcaattttataaaattaaaatgttttaaaaataaatatatattttatattttaaattttttaattaaaaaataatataaaatttggtgATTTGAATGGAACCAAAACTGTCCATTTTGAAATCGAATTCGTCAATTTCAAAACTGAAACTGTTGGGTCCTAAATCGTGTACAATAGCCTTTGGAGATGAATTTTCCTAGAAAAGACAAACTAAAATCTTATGTGGACAAATAGCACCTgacttaaaaatataaaatcgaAGATAAAAACAACTAGAAGAATCACACCAAAGCAAAGCCCTCATTTACTCGACCTAAAAGAAATTTACTATAAATAAATGTCTATAAACAAAACTACGTTTCTCTTATAATAGGAGAAATATACGaaatgaaagataaaaaatcgaGGAGGAaccaaattaaagaaaaaatatccCTTCTTTATCGCTTTTTTATCTTTCTCCCtctatttctttcttctctttttattttCCCACACACGATGGCTTATTCATTATGTTGATTTACCGTATAATATCTTTCGTAGAAACTAGATTTGTTGTAGAAACTGCCTGCACGCTGATAGGTTTTTATTTGAACTTTTCACAGATTttagttaaaataataaaaaatttcagatcatcgGTTATTTTTccagatatatattttattatttgattctttgggttGTTAATTTAAAAGGACTCTAACGATTCAATCTCTCGGTCTTAATTCCATGTCGAGACTCATTAAAAGTCCTAGGCTTAGGTGTAGCCTTCCTGCTCTTCTACTTATCTTCACCCAGAAAACATGTGTCTAAATCTGTAAGACATTCTTTGTTTATAGTTTTTTATTAGACATCAATACAAATTagtgttaaatctcgaattttaatgatgactTTAATTGTTAttaattatctaatccatatgttgagataaatgtgtaggattaactacgatgtaagtaagacatgcagtatgagttacactggagtcaagactatgatcacggtgggagttcgagagttcgacggaagtacggatggtcgtcggagattctgcgggaacaaatccgagaagtccaagagcttgccaaaagaaactcgtcgaaactcgccaagtggatcgtcgcaagtccagcagtttgccggaagtccgcaggagcatcaccgagggttcatcggatgatcgacggaagttcgccggaagctcgtcggaagaagcgattgacgcaccggagcaagttgcagtaaatgtcttaagaaaaatcgtagttagcacgataattaagttagaaatgggaggtgatcccattgacttaatcttgggacaattgggcccttaatagacccaaattgggccgaatgaatcagcccattcaaacccagatttcttggccagaggtggcaccgcttgggtcggcggtggcaccgcccagggctcagtctccgagctcaggctgggcggtgcaaccgccctagtcaggcggtggtatcgcctgagctcggtctccgagctctagcaagaggtgcaaccgcccctgacaggaggtggcatcgcctagaggctcagtcttcgatctctgcgaggcgatgcaaccgccctagtcaggcgatgcaaccgtcagaccctggaattccggaaattgatagttttgagctcggaattcaaactgggttggggcctataaataccccaccctttcagcaatgaaagagcacccaaaaaccatcgaaatcctgatcttactctgtgatttttagagctcaaaagtgttgtatgagttagaagttctcctccctcttttcttccaagttctgatctttcaagagaggagaaaaaattttgtaagggttgtctcttaagcccgtcaaaaggagtgaaactgtaaaagagtggttg contains:
- the LOC135650472 gene encoding protein FLX-like 1 — encoded protein: MAGRGRPAHALPVRGSPPSLLGRPPPRAAIHPADEPLLVRRAPVPSSILALEDRLAAQHRQIQVLLVDNQQLAASHVALKQDLSASKHELRLAAASAAETKAAKDAEVREVYERSLKAEAEARALEGMRAELAQVRSDVQSLGAVRHELVEQLQGLKGQLSSARAEHKQADTVMAEIEIMRKEIQKGRAAIEFEKKVHADNTEQSQIMENNMVLMAREIEKLHAELANTEKKAQVAAAASANSGSGYAGTYGNPGMAYAANFSGPHNFHQVQRTVDNDPQFGSSAVPHGQYDIQQTYARR